Genomic DNA from Phycisphaerae bacterium:
ATGAGTCCCAGCCGAGGAGGATCTTGCCGTCCGCCTCGGGAGGAGACTCGTCGTAGGTGATTGAATCGAACGTGAAGCGGTGGCGGGTATTGGGCCGACTTAGCAACTCCCGAGCTTCGTCCTCGAAATTGGGGCCGCCGTGTTCATGAGGCTGCCTGAGAAACGGCTGCTCGTCCAGGACGGCGAACACCGTTTCACCATGTCGCACCGAGAAACGAAGCCCGAGAAGTCCGCCCTGCTCGTCGATTTCTATATCCCACTCGTACGGCGGGGCCACGGCTTAGCTCCTGCTCCAAGGACCAAACAGCGCCAGCGGCAGCCGTCTGCTGATCACGGTGCCCTCGACCGCTCGCACCTGAGCCGTCCGCCACGCACGCGATAGCCGCAACTGCCTTTCATTTTCGGGCTTGGGCTTCGTCGCGGTGGTTGCGTCGGTTGCTCGCTGCCGAAGTAGTGCCGCTCGATGGCGTGGCACGGCTCCTTGACGTAGTCGGGGTTGGACAAAATGTAGGCCTCGTCCTCGGCGCTGATGCTGTGGCCGAGCAGCACGCGATACTGAGTCACCGTCCCGTTCTTGCTTGCGACTGTCGCGGCCGACTTCTTCAAGTGCTTGAACGTCAGTGGTCGCGTTACCCCCGCCGCGTCCCGAAGGGCGACGAAGTGGTCGTTCGACGCGCTGATCGACAGCGGGTTTCCTTCCCGCGATACGAAGATGTGCGGGCTGTCCGATCCTTCCCTCAGCTTCTTCAATGCCCGAACGGTCCTGTCCCAGAGATAGGCCACGCGCAGAGTGCCCTGCTTGTCGTGAACGTCTTTCTTTACACGCGTGAAGACCAAGTGGTGATCATCAACGTGATCCCAAAGCACGCGCTTGATATCGATGGGCGTCAATGCGGCGTTTAGTCCGATGAGCAGAAGGCAGCGGTCCAAATCCGTTTCGGCCTTGTTGAAGATCGCTTGAAACTCCTCGGGCGTGAGCGTCTTCGGTGCTCCGCGTGGGGCGGGTGGTGCCTTGAGCGGCTGCTTCCAATCTTGCCGCAGGCGGTTCCACAACTGGGCGTCGATCTTCCGTGATTCGTACGCGAAGTTGATGTAAGTCTTGAC
This window encodes:
- a CDS encoding tyrosine-type recombinase/integrase, whose protein sequence is MGRAKVGRRADHYVTSWGEPIVGLHRRGDGRWYPIAKPNHVYTEPDERLAIHKFRLWEAEQKKGGPLSSDEAMQLNLRKLEAWQRWVETHPEAAEQIHTDIEAAVVGERLRIIELIKTNPKQAAAELDYEPLERLLFIERPKPSITLADIGKLYDAAKKDEIEPVDLTKFNKYWDEFAAFVKVRTVDLLDFDLFDAYAKKVKADQLKPSKKTGKPRKNTFTRARFLTVKTYINFAYESRKIDAQLWNRLRQDWKQPLKAPPAPRGAPKTLTPEEFQAIFNKAETDLDRCLLLIGLNAALTPIDIKRVLWDHVDDHHLVFTRVKKDVHDKQGTLRVAYLWDRTVRALKKLREGSDSPHIFVSREGNPLSISASNDHFVALRDAAGVTRPLTFKHLKKSAATVASKNGTVTQYRVLLGHSISAEDEAYILSNPDYVKEPCHAIERHYFGSEQPTQPPRRSPSPKMKGSCGYRVRGGRLRCERSRAP